Proteins from a single region of Anthonomus grandis grandis chromosome 10, icAntGran1.3, whole genome shotgun sequence:
- the LOC126740934 gene encoding uncharacterized protein LOC126740934 isoform X1, with protein MKYYWFNKNCCVPECFNSSTEGAGCNKEYYDLPAEPQARKRWLEAALIQDAEDLKVCEDHFQDGDIFRDKSNRKKLRLNSVPSQKLPQNICMVCLGAKKKLEWVPEHKQVLCVCPPAQPLHTVISSPNKRSRMSWSQDEKKTLFKGIKGHGDVKKVNSQCRINWAKVITYCRKNECFGNEKELRICWQNMKANAKKVYNCEMVGTKLERKICKYLYGKPQKKAVKANVQTKEESIDTPSSEEEEDEEPDLKMPVLEPEVYTTDTNEEVKEKPDVVKETEDEDSDEYYSISDVEEKFQIRIRPYEAKDVISLLSSDEDQ; from the exons ATGAAATATTACTGGTTCAACAAAAACTGTTGCGTCCCAGAATGCTTCAATTCCTCAACCGAGGGTGCAGGATGCAACAAGGAGTATTACGATCTGCCCGCGGAGCCCCAGGCTCGCAAACGGTGGCTCGAGGCGGCCCTTATACAGGACGCGGAAGACTTAAAAGTTTGCGAAGACCATTTTCAG GATGGAGACATATTTAGGGACAAATCGAACAGGAAGAAACTGAGGCTCAATTCGGTGCCTTCACAAAAACTGCCACAGAACATTTGTATGGTGTGCCTAGGGGCGAAAAAGAAGCTGGAATGGGTGCCGGAACACAAG caagtGCTTTGTGTGTGTCCTCCCGCTCAACCTTTACACACAGTAATTTCCTCACCAAATAAGag ATCTCGGATGTCTTGGTCACAAGATGagaaaaaaaccttatttaaagGCATCAAGGGCCACGGGGATGTGAAAAAGGTGAACAGCCAGTGCCGGATTAATTGGGCAAAAGTGATCACTTATTGCAG gaaaaatgaaTGTTTCGGCAATGAAAAGGAGTTAAGAATCTGTTGGCAGAACATGAAAGCCAATGCAAAGAAAGTATACAATTGTGAGATGGTCGGAACAAAACTTGAGAGgaaaatttgcaaatatttataCGGGAAACCACAAAAGAAGGCTGTAAAAGCAAATGTGCA AACCAAAGAAGAATCAATAGATACACCTTCCTCCGAGGAGGAAGAGGATGAAGAACCGGATTTAAAGATGCCCGTTTTAGAACCGGAAGTGTATACTACCGATACCAATGAGGAAGTGAAAGAGAAACCGGATGTCGTAAAGGAAACCGAAGACGAGGATAGTGATGAGTATTATTCAATATCTGACGTGGAGGAGAAGTTCCAAATACGCATTAGACCATACGAA gccAAAGATGTTATATCACTATTGTCTTCTGATGAAGACCAGTGa
- the LOC126740934 gene encoding uncharacterized protein LOC126740934 isoform X2 codes for MSDIGKMALSVNRKDGDIFRDKSNRKKLRLNSVPSQKLPQNICMVCLGAKKKLEWVPEHKQVLCVCPPAQPLHTVISSPNKRSRMSWSQDEKKTLFKGIKGHGDVKKVNSQCRINWAKVITYCRKNECFGNEKELRICWQNMKANAKKVYNCEMVGTKLERKICKYLYGKPQKKAVKANVQTKEESIDTPSSEEEEDEEPDLKMPVLEPEVYTTDTNEEVKEKPDVVKETEDEDSDEYYSISDVEEKFQIRIRPYEAKDVISLLSSDEDQ; via the exons ATGTCTGACATTGGTAAAATGGCTTTAAGCGTAAATCGGAAG GATGGAGACATATTTAGGGACAAATCGAACAGGAAGAAACTGAGGCTCAATTCGGTGCCTTCACAAAAACTGCCACAGAACATTTGTATGGTGTGCCTAGGGGCGAAAAAGAAGCTGGAATGGGTGCCGGAACACAAG caagtGCTTTGTGTGTGTCCTCCCGCTCAACCTTTACACACAGTAATTTCCTCACCAAATAAGag ATCTCGGATGTCTTGGTCACAAGATGagaaaaaaaccttatttaaagGCATCAAGGGCCACGGGGATGTGAAAAAGGTGAACAGCCAGTGCCGGATTAATTGGGCAAAAGTGATCACTTATTGCAG gaaaaatgaaTGTTTCGGCAATGAAAAGGAGTTAAGAATCTGTTGGCAGAACATGAAAGCCAATGCAAAGAAAGTATACAATTGTGAGATGGTCGGAACAAAACTTGAGAGgaaaatttgcaaatatttataCGGGAAACCACAAAAGAAGGCTGTAAAAGCAAATGTGCA AACCAAAGAAGAATCAATAGATACACCTTCCTCCGAGGAGGAAGAGGATGAAGAACCGGATTTAAAGATGCCCGTTTTAGAACCGGAAGTGTATACTACCGATACCAATGAGGAAGTGAAAGAGAAACCGGATGTCGTAAAGGAAACCGAAGACGAGGATAGTGATGAGTATTATTCAATATCTGACGTGGAGGAGAAGTTCCAAATACGCATTAGACCATACGAA gccAAAGATGTTATATCACTATTGTCTTCTGATGAAGACCAGTGa
- the LOC126740935 gene encoding 60S ribosomal protein L7a, whose protein sequence is MVQKKPKRKVGKKVAAAPLAVKKVEVKKEVNPLFEKRPRNFGIGQDVQPPRDLSRFVKWPKYIRIQRQKAVLQKRLKVPPPINQFTQTLDKQTATQLFKLLEKYRPETALQKKNRLKAKAEAKVAKKEEAPTKKPNTLRAGTNTVTKLVEQKKAQLVIIAHDVDPIELVLFLPALCRKMGVPYCIVKGKARLGLLVRRKTCSAVALTQVDSGDRSNFNKLVEAIKTNFNDRAEEIRKHWGGGLLGSKSAARVAKIERAKAKELAQKQG, encoded by the exons ATGGTCCAGAAGAAA CCTAAAAGGAAGGTCGGAAAGAAGGTGGCGGCAGCCCCTCTCGCCGTAAAGAAAGTCGAGGTGAAAAAAGAGgttaaccctcttttcgaaaaGAGGCCAAGGAACTTTGGTATCG GGCAAGATGTGCAGCCCCCAAGAGACTTGTCTCGCTTTGTCAAATGGCCCAAATACATCAGGATCCAGAGGCAAAAGGCTGTGCTCCAAAAGAGGTTAAAGGTACCACCACCGATCAACCAATTCACCCAGACTTTGGATAAGCAAACAG cCACCCAGTTGTTCAAGCTTTTGGAGAAGTACCGTCCCGAGACTGCCCTGCAAAAGAAGAATAG GTTGAAGGCCAAGGCTGAAGCCAAAGTAGCCAAAAAAGAGGAGGCCCCAACCAAGAAACCCAACACCTTAAGGGCTGGCACCAACACCGTGACCAAATTGGTCGAGCAAAAGAAGGCCCAGTTGGTCATTATTGCCCACGATGTTGATCCGATTGAG TTGGTTCTTTTCTTGCCCGCCCTATGCAGGAAAATGGGTGTACCATACTGCATTGTCAAAGGAAAGGCACGTTTAG GTCTCTTGGTGAGGAGGAAAACTTGCTCGGCGGTGGCCCTCACTCAGGTCGACTCCGGCGACAGGTCGAACTTCAACAAACTGGTGGAGGCGATCAAGACCAACTTTAACGACCGCGCGGAGGAGATCAGGAAACACTGGGGCGGCGGCCTGTTGGGGTCCAAATCGGCCGCCAGAGTCGCCAAGATCGAGAGGGCGAAGGCCAAGGAGTTGGCCCAGAAACAGGGTTGA
- the LOC126740933 gene encoding piggyBac transposable element-derived protein 4-like, with translation MAKRALTDTELEELLYVDEEEFDLDQFSSESDEWEDIDQNLSENDSDEESEERVYNLNLWRPWTANEPRFKIFPFLEDVGYHPPRNNQPVFELDFFQLFFTDELIQAIVDETNRYAAEKILINTPLTKRSVWKSWKPVTLEEFMAFLGVLLNMALNPKTELSDYFSNNWIDHQPFFKDIFSRDRFMQIFWNLHVSPPEEEQMGVKSRSTKVKNVLWYLETQFKKFYTPDKNISVDESTIGFKGKVSFKVYNKAKPTKWGIKVYVLADSKNGYIFTMEPYLGTQTTQGLIRPDLPATARIVVHLVQKLLNSGTGSGGYHIFIDRYYSSPLLARELHKINIHVTGTVMANRQGIATELTTAYTRKFKKGEISSRHDNSISVLAWKDKRVVLMLSSVYDNSVQNITRRTKTAEGRWIEEVIEKPTVIYEYNKFMGGVDVADHYAASYQFLRKTSKWWRKVFFWLLDVSINNAFILQKIATNNQQLRSRNFRKKLVIQLVGNYRNTSRRRSAYGAEDISRLNNRFHAIYARKNNSDCKVCNDRSKKGGRKTTTYCCKTCKDHPALHPGECFEKYHTEENYR, from the exons ATGGCGAAAAGAGCCTTAACGGACACGGAGTTAGAGGAACTATTATACGTAGACGAGGAGGAGTTTGACTTGGATCAGTTTAGTTCAGAGAGTGACGAATGGGAGGATATAGATCAAAATCTCAGTGAAAATGATTCTGACGAAGAGTCTGAGGAAcgtgtttataatttaaatttatggaGGCCATGGACAGCAAATGAACCAAGGTTTAAAATATTCCCTTTCTTAGAAGATGTTGGATACCATCCACCACGAAATAACCAGCCAGTGTTCGAACTagatttttttcagttattttttacGGACGAACTTATACAAGCAATTGTGGATGAAACAAATAG atatgctgcagaaaaaattttaataaacacgCCACTCACAAAAAGGTCAGTTTGGAAGTCTTGGAAACCAGTCACATTAGAagaatttatggcatttttgggcGTTTTACTTAATATGGCCTTAAATCCAAAGACCGAACTAtctgactatttttctaataactgGATCGACCATCAACCCtttttcaaagatattttttcGAGGGATAGATTCatgcaaattttttggaatCTTCACGTTTCTCCACCCGAAGAAGAGCAGATGGGAGTGAAGAGTCGTAGCACCAAAGTGAAAAATGTGTTATGGTATCTAGAAACACAATTCAAGAAGTTTTATACTCCAGATAAGAATATTTCTGTAGACGAAAGTACTATTGGTTTTAAAGGCAAAGTATCctttaaagtttataataaagCCAAACCTACAAAATGGGGAATAAAAGTATATGTGCTTGCAGATTCAAAAAATGGTTACATATTTACGATGGAGCCATATTTGGGAACTCAAACAACCCAGGGATTGATACGCCCAGATTTACCAGCAACCGCCCGCATAGTAGTTCATTTGgtgcaaaaacttcttaatTCTGGAACTGGTTCGGGAGGTTACcatatatttatagatagatATTATTCAAGCCCTTTGTTAGCACGCgagttacataaaataaacatacatgTAACGGGTACTGTAATGGCTAATCGACAAGGAATTGCGACAGAATTAACTACCGCAtatacaagaaaatttaaaaaaggcgaGATATCTTCCAGGCATGACAATTCTATATCAGTACTGGCATGGAAAGATAAAAGAGTTGTTCTTATGTTATCTAGTGTATATGACAACTCAGTACAAAATATAACCAGGCGAACGAAGACAGCTGAAGGGCGTTGGATTGAAGAAGTCATAGAAAAACCTACAGTTATATATGAGTATAACAAATTTATGGGAGGGGTTGACGTTGCTGATCATTATGCAGCAAGCTACCAATTTTTGCGaaaaacaagtaaatggtgGCGAAAAGTATTTTTCTGGTTATTAGATGTGTCGATAAATAATGcctttatattacaaaaaatagcaaCAAATAATCAGCAACTTCGATCGAGGaatttcaggaaaaaattagttattcaATTAGTTGGAAACTACAGAAATACATCCAGACGTCGATCAGCTTATGGTGCCGAGGATATTTCTCGTCTAAATAATAGGTTCCATGCCATTtatgcaagaaaaaataattccgATTGCAAAGTTTGCAATGATCGATCAAAAAAAGGTGGCCGAAAAACTACTACCTATTGTTGCAAAACATGTAAAGACCACCCTGCTTTGCATCCCGGGGAGTGCTTTGAGAAATATCACACCGAGGAAAATTACAGATAA